The window TTGGCCTATGAGGAGAGAGTCCAAGCAGTAGTTGCCGTTGCTGGTGAACTCAAGGCTGAGAACTATCATGATATGGAAAGAATTAATTCTAGGAAAGAAAATGTGTTACGCCTATGGAATTACCTTTTGGAATTGCTTAGAGCCCGTAGACATAGGCTAGAATTATCTTTACATTTACAGCAGACATTCCAAGAAATGATTCATATATTAGGTAAGAAGTTAATGTGTAGTCCAAGTTAACGTTTACTCTACACTTTCAATTACTTTTAGATGCCATGGAGGAATTGAAAGCTCGTCTGCTTACCGATGACTACGGTAAACACCTTATGGGTGTTGAAGATTTACTGCAAAAACATAATCTCCTTGAAGCTGATATCAATATTCTGGGAGACCGCGTTAAATTGGTCGGTGGTCAGTCTCAGAAATTCGTTGACGTGGAAGTTGAAGAAGGGTACAAACCTTGCGATCCAGCTCTGGTTTCAGAAAGAGTGCAACAATTGCAAGATGCCTATAATGAGCTGGTAAGACTGGCTGTTGAAAGAAGATCTAGGCTTGAAGAAAGCAGAAAATTATGGCAGTTCTATTGGGATATGGCCGATGAGGATAACTGGATCAAGGAAAAAGAACAGATTGTATCTACAGCAGATGTCGGGCACGATCTGACAACTGTCAATCTGCTCCTTAGCAAACACAAGGCCTTGGAGAATGAAATATCAGCTCATGAGCCACAATTGGAAGCTGTACTTGGTATTGGTGACGAGTTGGTCAGTACTGGTCACTTTGGTGCCGAGAAAGTACAAGAACGTCTCAATGAAATAAGGTCCGCCTGGAAACATTTAATCGATTTGGCAGCCTTTAGAAGGAAACGTCTAGAGGAGGCTGTAGATTATCATCAACTCTTCGCTGATGCAGATGATATTGATATTTGGATGCTGGATACTTTGAGGTTAGTTTCAAGTGAAGATGTCGGAAGAGATGAAGGCAATGCACAGTCTCTCCTCAAGAAGCACAAAGACGTTACAGAGGAACTTAAAAATTACTCCAGCACAATTGAGGgtaagttaatttttttcaaatgtttgttTATAAGTAATTGATGATCTTATTATTTTAGCTCTTCATCAACAAGCTGACCAACTTGGTCCTGAAGTGGCCAATTCTGAGGAGGTTGCTCAAAGGTTGGCTTCCATTGATAATAGGTACAAAGAGCTCTTGGAATTGGCTAAACTACGCAAACAAAGACTTCTTGATGCTTTATCCTTGTATAAACTACTGTCTGAGAGTGACGGAGTGGAGCAATGGATTAACGAGAAGGATAGAATGTTACAAACTATGGTACCTGCAAGAGGTAATACAAATTGTTAAAGATACGATTTGTCTTTATACCAACCAAATTGTACTTTCAGATATTGAAGATGTTGAGATCATGAAACACAGATACGACGGTTTCGAGAAAGAAATGAACGCAAACGCTTCCAGAGTCGCTGTAGTTAACCAGTTGGCTCGTCAACTTCTTCACGTGGAACACCCAGATTCCGAGCAGATAACTGCTCGTCAGAATCAGCTCAACCAGAAATGGGCGGAGCTTCGTGAAAAGGCTGAGGCTAAGAGGGACGAACTTAACTCCGCCCACGGCTTGCAGACCTTCCACATCGAATGTAGAGAGACTGTATCATGGATCGAGGATAAGATCCGAATCATCACGACAACTGATAGTTTGGAGATGGACTTAACTGGTATAATGACTTTGCAAAGACGACTGAGTGGAATGGAAAGGGACTTGGCAGCTATACAGGCGAAATTGAATTCTCTGGAGAAGGAGGCCGATAGCATTGAAAAAGAACATCCTGAAGAGGCTGCAGTCATCAGGGAAAGAATTGCACAGGTGAGCTTCTTCAACAAGGAACCTTTTTATTTAGATATTCAGTAAACATTTGCTTATATCATTGATTTATATCATTCTTTCCAGATTCAAATAATCTGGGAACGCCTCACTCTCATGCTCAAAGAAAGAGATGCCAAACTCGAAGAAGCAGGAGATCTACATAGATTCCTCAGAGATCTAGACCATTTCCAAGCTTGGCTCACCAAGACACAAACAGATATTGCTTCCGAAGATACCCCAAGTTCTCTTGCCGAGGCTGAAAAGCTGCTATCTCAGCACCAGAGTATAAGGGACGAAATTGATAATTATACTGATGATTACAACAAGATGATGGAATATGGAGAGAAGCTCACTGCCGATCCAAGTACTCAGGACGATCCACAATACATGTTCTTGAGAGAAAGACTGAAGGCACTGAAAGATGGCTGGGCAGAGATTCAGCAGATGTGGGAGAACAGACAACAACTACTGTCTCAATCTCTTAGTCTGCAATTGTTGAATAGGGACGCCAAGCAAGCAGAAGTGATTCTTAATCAACAAGAGAATGCTTTGAGCAAAGACGAACCACCAACCACACTTGAGCAAGCTGAAAATCTGCTCAAGAAACACGAAGCTTTCTTGACCACAATGGAAGCCAATGATGAAAAGATAAATACTGTGGTTTTGTTCGCCAAGAAGTTACAGGACGATGGACATTTTGCTGCAGATAAGATCGGAAAGAGGGCAGATGTAATTGATGAAAGGCGTACAATCAATAGGTGAGTTCCCTCTGTttgtgaatattgaataaaaacattgTCGTATTTAATTCTAAATTAGATAGTTATGTTTTTCAATTCTCAAGAATTGATATAGAATTTGTATTAATTCAACAAACGTTTTAACAGAGAAAAGGCCATGGCACTAACTGAAAAACTGCGTGACCAACTAGAACTTCAACAATACCTCAGAGATTGCGATGAACTTGGCGAATGGATACAGGAAAAACATATCACGGCTCAAGATGAAACCTACAGGTCTGCCAAAACTGTCCATTCAAAATGGACACGTCATCAGGCCTTCGAAGCAGAGATTGCGGCTAATAAAGAACGTCTTCATAACCTCGAAAAAGCTGGAGAGGAATTGGCCAAGGAAAAACCGGAGTTCGCCAATGTTATTCAACCTAAAATGGAGGAATTGACAGATCAGTTTGACGTTTTAGAGTCAACCACCAAAGAAAAAGGCGAGCGCTTGTTTGATGCCAATAGGGAGGTCCTCATACATCAAACTTGTGATGATATCGATTCCTGGATGAACGAACTCGAAAAACAAATCGAAAGCGATGACACGGGCACCGATCTGGCGTCTGTCAATATTATGATGCAAAAACATCAGGTAATCATATAATTTTACTTTAAAATAAAGCGACTTATTCACATTTATTTTCTTCAGATGATAGAGACCCAAATGGCAGTTAAAGCCAGACAAGTTACGGAATTAGAAAAACAAACTCAACATCTTGAAACCAAAGCTCCGGAAAAGAACATGGaggaaattaaaatgaagaagACGCAGGTTGAGCAGAGATTCCAGCAATTGAAACAACCGCTCATCGAAAGGCAAAGAGTTTTGGAGAAGAAGAAGGAGGCACTTCAGTTCAGAAGGGACGTTGAAGATGAACTTCTTTGGATTGCGGAGAAGATGCCTCAGGCAACTTCGACCGAATGCGGTAATAGCTTGTTCCAAGTGAATATGATGGAGAAGAAGAATCAATCTTTGAGGACAGAAATCGATAACCATGAGCCAAGGATAAACACCGTGTCAAATAATGGTCAGAAATTGATCGATGAAGGTAAGATATTCTGAatgacaattttatttatttatttatttattaaacggcAAGCCAATTTACAATTAAACAGAAAGATACAAAGTAAAATACACGTGCATTAATGTAATCataggatgaaaaaaaaaacaaaaacaacaattacaaccTTCCAACAGCTCTTCTAAAGGAAGCCAAGGGTGAATCGAACAGCTCAAGCTTGTTGCTTTGAGCGTTTGCTGATCTCATTGCTTTATTGAGAGACTCATTTTGTCCATAATTTGTTCTGCAGAAaggaatcttgaaaatttcactatttctaTTCCTTCTAACATTTACCGAAAGCGGGACAAGTTCAACAATTTGAGGACAATCGATACAGCCATTGATAATCTTATGGAGGAACACCAGACCGATCTCCAATCTTCTATGTGTTAAAGTGTTTAAGTTCAGTGTTTCTAGCATTCGTGggtaaaaatattcatctctaTTCACTCTCAAGCTATAGCCACAGTACCTCAAGAACTTATTTTGGGTACTCTCCAAGAGTTCAATATCAACTTTATAAAGTGGCGACCAAATGACAGAGTTATATTCAAGTATGGACCTCACTTGCGCACAATAGATAATCTTGAGAGAGTTGACAGACAGATCTCTTGCTGAACGGAGAGAAAAGCCTAACATTTTTCGAGCACGAGATGAGTTTTCGATTATGTGATTCTTAAAGGTCGTCTTTGAGTCAAAAATAACCCCCAAATCGTTGACTTTAATGCACACTGATAAATTCGTGCCTTTTATTTGGTAACTGTAATCAATAGTCtcaaaattacgtgaaaaagttattttttgacactTAGCCAAGTTCAGTTTTAGCAAGTTAATGTCACACCATCTTGAAAGGTTATCTAAATCAGACTGCAAACTCCCAGCATCAGATATGGATTGAACCGTTCTAAATATCTTCAAATCATCAGCAAACAACAGAAAGGAACTATTGGTAATAACATTTGGAAGGTCATTAACAAACACATTGAACAACACCGGCCCCATATGAGATCCCTGGGGAACCCCAGAGggttttattaattatttgaaatattcaatattttttctttacaCACAAGACTTTATCCCTTTTCAGGTCATGAAGATGCCTCAGAATTCAGTCGATTGATTGGAGAACTCCACAAAGCTTGGCAAGAATTGAAGGATGCAGTTGAAAGCAGAAAAGAAAATCTACTGCGTAACGAAAGGGCGCAGCAGTACTTGTTCGATGCCAATGAGGCTGAGAGTTGGATGAGCGAACAAGAGCTCTATATGATGGTAGAAGATAGGGGTAAGGATGAAACATCAGCGAGAAACTTCATGAAAAAACATGAAAGTTTGGAAGCGGCAGTTGAGGCATTTGCAGACACCATTAGAAGTTTAGGTGAAACTGTTAGATCGCTGGCTGCCGAAGGCCATCCTTTGGCAGAACAAGTGGCTGTCAAACAGTCCCAATTGGACAAACTTTATGCTGGTCTTAAGGATTTGGCGGGTGAACGAAGAGCTAAGCTCGATGAAGCTTTGCAACTCTTCCTTCTAAACAGGGACGTAGGGGACTTGGAACAGTGGATCGCCGACAGAGAAGTTGTTGCAAGTTCTCACGAGCTCGGCCAAGACTACGACCATGTCACTTTGCTTTGGGAGCGCTTCAAAGAATTCGCCAAAGACACAGAAACCATCGGTTCAGAGAGGGTAGCAGCAGTGAATGAAATAGCCGATCAACTGATCGCTTCTGGCCATTCCGATTCAGCTACCATCGCTGAGTGGAAAGATGGATTGAACGAGGGCTGGCAAGACCttttagaattgatcgagaCCAGGACACAAATGTTGGCAGCCTCGAGAGAGCTGCATAAGTTCTTCCATGATTGTAAAGACATACTAGGCAGGATAATCGAGAAACAAGTAGCTATATCTGATGAACTGGGCAGGGATGCTGGATCTGTGAACGCTTTACAGAGGAAGCATTTGAACTTCATACAAGTAAGTTTGTGGGAATTCATTGGGTGCTTTTCAAGTTGAATTTTCCGGATACGGAATGAggttttcatttattcaaatcaatttcaGGACCTCCAAACACTCCAATCTCAGGTTcaacaaattcaagaagaatctgCGAAATTGCAAGCCAGTTACGCAGGAGACAGAGCTAAAGAAATCACCAATAGAGAGCAAGAAGTCGTTGCTGCATGGGCTGCCTTACAAGCTGCTTGTGATCAAAGGAAAGGAAAATTGGCAGATACTGGTGAGTACCAATATTTAGCTTCCGAATCTACCAAAGTTAGAGAGTTTATGATCACAGGTTTTGGTCtccattttcgaaattttcactcgtgaaattaattttagaCAATACTGAAAAACCTTGACTTTATGTGCGTTGGTCTGTGCGTCTGCAAATCCTTCTATAACTTCCATAATTATCGTCTGATTCTAATGCAATCTCATACTGGGCAGCTCTGtctcaatgacatatgtcaaacagaactgtcatccaAAGCATCATATGTTCTATTGAAGGTTAGCCATCTAACAGTATGGATCATTTATCCACTGTTGAACATGTGACAATTGTGAAAACttattacaaaaataatgattctgtaatAAGTACCTTCCATGCATTAGTGGTAGATTATGGTCAACTTAATCGTCCATCTGAGtgtacaatggactagttttcatttttttgttaaggattaattctaaaaatttaagtgaaatgaaacaaaatgtggaagaatcattgaaatatctctagaaatgaaaaagttatgggactttgaagttgcgcttggaagaataatttcatagtacgtgtaagtggcatgacgtcacacactagacgactggtattcgcagagtgcttacgaattcattggtgtacaatcacttgtgccgttcgtgtcgtgttttgttcgttacacgatggctgaaataacttactatatacatacatataaattacttttttctctttttactttttactcctcacatgaatatgttttgccattgatagacttcaacaaccagtactcaactacaaactgtttatgaaacgttttttgaataaatcatcgttataagttgaactatgatgaagcaaactcaaaagtagatacttacttgaaaagtttaactccttttaattcttcactgacataagatggatttgaagaaaaaaactccatgactgcgaatatatctattttaggcaaattgtcactttgtcctttcacgaagccttcttccattatggtgacataaaaacaaaacacgagttaaaactacactgtacaactacaaacggcgcgagagccttggcgcggctgagtatttaaacgtaatttatggtgtagcgatcacaggcaagagccgtgacgtcacagaccaaagacgttccgcgctaaaatacgtaaatttaaataatctatttctcagtcattcattgatggattttcaaaattttttcactgatttatcagttttgctctatattttaattctatcgtgtcaaatatagtattatcaacatcactaaactagtccattgataAGACAGTGAAAAAGTTCGAAGAGActggatctgttactgatgtcttaaGGCCCATACTAGAAATGCATGCTCTACTCAACATAGttcaaacaaaaaatgataTGTATCTTTCTTATTCAGGCGATCTATTTAAATTCTTCAACCTTGTAAGGACTTTGATGCAATGGATGGATGATGTCATCAGACAAATGAACACCAGCGAAAAACCAAGGGATGTGAGTGGTGTAGAACTTTTGATGAATAATCATCAGAGTTTGAAGGCTGAAATAGATGCAAGGGACGATAATTTCACATCGTGCATATCCTTGGGTAAAGAACTGTTGAACAGAAATCATTATGCTAGTTCTGAAATCAAAGACAAACTGGTTGCCTTGAGCAATCACAGAAATTCAGTTCTACAGAGGTGGGAGGAAAGGTATGttcattttagttttttttttataaaatatgcttataattaaattttttttttcagatgggaGAACTTGCAACTTATCCTAGAGGTCTATCAATTTGCAAGAGATGCAGCTGTTGCCGAAGCGTGGTTGATAGCCCAAGAACCATAtttgatgagcacagaattgGGACACAATATTGATGATGTTGAAAATCTCATCAAGAAACATGAGGCGTTCGAGAAATCTGCCGCAGCTCAGGAAGAAAGATTCAGTGCATTGGAAAGATTAACTACTGTAAGTGGACAAAATTGATTTCTCTAATTGGTGGTAATTCTAATTTTTTCGGGTAGCTAACATTCATTTGATTTGTTTAATCTATATTTCTGTTTCTTTAATCTTTCTTCAGTTTCTCCATTTTTCACTCTCTGTATTTCACCAAATTAAAATCAGAATGTGTTGCATGATTTTAACCTCTTTCTAGTCTTCTTCACGCCATTACCTTCctaaatattttccaatttgatATCTATTCTCATTTGACAATTTGAAACAGCAGATTGGAAAATGGAAAAACTAAGATGTCTGAAACCATGGTGTGTGCActcctcaaattttgaatgcaatgacattcgaccaaattgaaaatattagttttagttcgtgacggcgccgcaatgtcatacttgtcattcggatctttttccgttgattttgattggatactttaattaaaacccgatattgaccaatcaaaagcgatatgtaaccgagtatgatcgtgcaaagtcgtgaaacaaaacacgaaacgtttactggaatgaattcaaatatttgaaatagagagagagtttattggtatttcaattacaagaattgcttccatagatcataactataatgaaagatatacatatataggtacataatggcacaaaactcataaataataaataacaagaatcttaatttgttgatagcgctacctacagttgacataacgaagctgaactaatattctcaaaatggGCAAAAcgaaagctaatcagttcatacacctggtttttagacatcttaggaaAAACTTATTATTGTTTGCTTTTCTTTATCACCTTGCTTGTGTTTGTAGTTAGAAAAATGTGGTGTTGGCTATAAAAATGGAATGGAAACATTGCATGAACCAGATTTGCACGATTGTGATTTTACACCTATCTACCCTACCGTTGTCATTCCAAAGCCCATTGATTATCGTGACCTAAAACCATCTTATGTtgctgaattaataaaaaatctgGTCAGAGGTCAAGATAAATTCTATAATACCAAAGTTAGATGTAGAAGACGATTTAGTATAACAGCAGGGACAGTCAAATATTACCCAGATTATAGCAAACCACCTAATAGACAAATAAGTTTTCTTCATCACAAAAACAAACGCATTATTCCAATGAACACCTCATTCGAAAATCAGATAAGAAATATAGATCTTCGGAAGAACATCAAAACcccaataaaaaatttcaatcgtTCATTCTCAATGCACGAATTCAATTTGTCCCCAAAATCGTATAGGGAAAGTTTCAATCCTGCTGTAGTACCTAAAAAGCGAGTCTCCTTTTTGAATGAAAACGACGATGACCATAAATTAGTTACTCAAGATTTTCTATTAGCAGAAAagtattccaatttcgttgagaATGCAGATAATAATAGAGTTTTTAATGGTGTGAATTATTCAAATCAGattaaaagaaataattcaTCAAATAAGGTGGTTTTAAGggaaagaaaaatgaatatgAGTATTGGGTTAAAACGTATGTCCTTACCAATAATGTCTAAACCGAACTCGGTAAGTTGTAGTGCATTATtataatttaactaataatggGCTTTGCTACTAACATTAGCTTTTACATATATGAATAGGTCgagattattgaatatttcggaACTTTCCTTGCAGCAATCTTgagatatttaatttaacaggAAAACTACACATTAATTTTACAAACTTCCAAGTAGCGCTCAATTTTAGGTTCAATAGCCAAATTCATTGCATtatactttcaaattttttttttttttttttttgtaaaaattagTTTAGGGGCACCccttcagtaatttttttgaaagtaAAGACTACATTTGGCTTCAACCAGTACACCATAGTGATCAAAATTACTGAATTATTCATATATCATGAGATCCTTCATGTCGTATTAAAAATCTGAGATTTTTGCATGATTTTTGTCAATTACTTTATTGCTtaattcattgatttgtgattaTGGTGAAAATTCATTgcattgaaatcaaattttagtttgaattgagagaaatgaagagaaaacaAGAAGCCCAAGAAAAAGCGGAAGCTGAGGAACGAGCTAGAAGAGAAGCAGAAGAGGCTGAGAGGAGAGCTCAAAGGATAGCTGAAGAAGCTGCGGCAGCAGCGTCGACAGACAAGCCAGATGCTGGCCCATCTGCCACTGAAGAAAAGACAGGTAAGAAAAAGatactattattcatttgtatatttcatAATTCTTGATTACAAAGGTTACctcatttcattttataatattaaagaaCAACCTTTGTAGTTACCTGTTTAATCCACATTAGCATATTATTATTGTTCACTCACCAATTTGAGAACATGTGTTAGTTGCCACACTTAAAATTATGTTACCTACACTTCGCAATTTAACCCACTTTTAAAACCCTTCAATGCAGCGGGAAGTCAAAGGACTTCTTCTTTGAAAGCTAGTTCACCTGGTGAAGGTAACTTCACATTGATGTCTTATTAGGTTTAAGTGTTGCAGAAAATATAACACTAGATAAATTTATCCAAATTTCAGgttattgaatgaataaattgatgTTGATTaatgtttccaaaaaaaattctgctTCACTTGAAACTACTTCTTATGTTTATAGTATAATTTCTTTAAACACTGATGGTGATGGTTTCTATTGCTTATAAATCTTTATACTATTCTTATATATTTCACTAATATTGTAAAAACTGCACTTCTCACAAATATCACTCTAAATTGAACTTGATCACTTTACCATAATCAACctgtaattttatatttctcttGCCTAATGTGAAAAACAGCACTATTAATAAAACACAGGTAAGTATTCTTCTTATTTCTTGCTTGCTTTTGAATGCTTAACTCAGAGGTATTCTTGGTCTGATATGGGTGTAATGCTTTGGTTTTGTGTGATTTTCTTTATCTTTTGAGTTTTATTTTTTGGTGTTGTATTAGATTAATGTTTTGGGATAACTGACTTGAGGTTGGACTTATTTAATACTAAATTGTTTTCAAAGTTTTGTAGTCGAAGTTATAATTTGTTCTATATTCGAGGTGTTAGTTTAAATGTATTCTttaactttttgaaaaataagtatttgtttcaaaattttccCAGGAgggttcaattttcgatttgagGTCATGCAAGATGTCACTAAAATAttgttgaaggaaaaaatttaaaatttgcaACATTTTCTTTTCTAGTGAATAATTATTCACCAAGTCATAATATATAGATTTCTTTTTATTATGTATATTCTCTAGAAAATAAAGTATTCATTTAACGGAAACATAGTAATGACAACAACCAAATCCAAATATTTTGGGACATCTTTCATGAGGATTCTTCTGGTATGTTTTGTTGGCATGTTGTCTAATGCATGAGCATGTCTGTCTGTATGTATAGTGCATGGAGCCCAGCACCTAGAGGCAACACGTAGTAATCCAAGGACCCCAAAAATACAAACCCCTGAGCCTAGTAGTATTGCTAGTAAGGTCCAAAAACCTAGTCCTGGTAAGTAATGAGTGTCTAGTATTTTTGAGAGGGGCTTATTGTGATTATAAAGGCTTTCTGTATTTAAGGGCATTGAATTTTTCTCCCATCacatgtataaatattttattcggTTTAAATTATGAATCTTTGGAAATATAAAGATAAAACATCATCTATTGGAAAGCGATTTATAAATAGAAATAGCTAAACTTCTAATAAATAGTATTAACTCACGtaacttataaagggtgt is drawn from Harmonia axyridis chromosome 7, icHarAxyr1.1, whole genome shotgun sequence and contains these coding sequences:
- the LOC123684469 gene encoding spectrin beta chain isoform X3; amino-acid sequence: MTTDISIVRWDPTLQQEIVEDYEYDGGNSSSRLFERSRIKALADERESVQKKTFQKWVNSHLVRVNSRITDLYTDLRDGKNLIKLLEVLSGERLPRPTKGKMRIHCLENVDKALQFLKEQRVHLENMGSHDIVDGNPRLSLGLIWTIILRFQIQDITIEETDNQETKSAKDALLLWCQMKTAGYHNVNVRNFTTSWRDGLAFNALIHKHRPDLIQFEKLSKATPIQNLNNAFNVAEDKLGLIKLLDAEDCYVDQPDEKSIITYVVTYYHYFSKMKQETVQGKRIGKVVGIAMENDRLIKEYETLTSELLKWIEDTITALGDRKFENSLVGVQQQLGQFNNYRTVEKPPKFVEKGNLEILLFTLQSKMRANNQKPYTPKEGKMISDINKAWERLEKAEHERELALREELIRQEKLEQLAARFNRKASMRETWLSENQRLVSQDNFGHDLAAVEAAAKKHEAIETDILAYEERVQAVVAVAGELKAENYHDMERINSRKENVLRLWNYLLELLRARRHRLELSLHLQQTFQEMIHILDAMEELKARLLTDDYGKHLMGVEDLLQKHNLLEADINILGDRVKLVGGQSQKFVDVEVEEGYKPCDPALVSERVQQLQDAYNELVRLAVERRSRLEESRKLWQFYWDMADEDNWIKEKEQIVSTADVGHDLTTVNLLLSKHKALENEISAHEPQLEAVLGIGDELVSTGHFGAEKVQERLNEIRSAWKHLIDLAAFRRKRLEEAVDYHQLFADADDIDIWMLDTLRLVSSEDVGRDEGNAQSLLKKHKDVTEELKNYSSTIEALHQQADQLGPEVANSEEVAQRLASIDNRYKELLELAKLRKQRLLDALSLYKLLSESDGVEQWINEKDRMLQTMVPARDIEDVEIMKHRYDGFEKEMNANASRVAVVNQLARQLLHVEHPDSEQITARQNQLNQKWAELREKAEAKRDELNSAHGLQTFHIECRETVSWIEDKIRIITTTDSLEMDLTGIMTLQRRLSGMERDLAAIQAKLNSLEKEADSIEKEHPEEAAVIRERIAQIQIIWERLTLMLKERDAKLEEAGDLHRFLRDLDHFQAWLTKTQTDIASEDTPSSLAEAEKLLSQHQSIRDEIDNYTDDYNKMMEYGEKLTADPSTQDDPQYMFLRERLKALKDGWAEIQQMWENRQQLLSQSLSLQLLNRDAKQAEVILNQQENALSKDEPPTTLEQAENLLKKHEAFLTTMEANDEKINTVVLFAKKLQDDGHFAADKIGKRADVIDERRTINREKAMALTEKLRDQLELQQYLRDCDELGEWIQEKHITAQDETYRSAKTVHSKWTRHQAFEAEIAANKERLHNLEKAGEELAKEKPEFANVIQPKMEELTDQFDVLESTTKEKGERLFDANREVLIHQTCDDIDSWMNELEKQIESDDTGTDLASVNIMMQKHQMIETQMAVKARQVTELEKQTQHLETKAPEKNMEEIKMKKTQVEQRFQQLKQPLIERQRVLEKKKEALQFRRDVEDELLWIAEKMPQATSTECGNSLFQVNMMEKKNQSLRTEIDNHEPRINTVSNNGQKLIDEGHEDASEFSRLIGELHKAWQELKDAVESRKENLLRNERAQQYLFDANEAESWMSEQELYMMVEDRGKDETSARNFMKKHESLEAAVEAFADTIRSLGETVRSLAAEGHPLAEQVAVKQSQLDKLYAGLKDLAGERRAKLDEALQLFLLNRDVGDLEQWIADREVVASSHELGQDYDHVTLLWERFKEFAKDTETIGSERVAAVNEIADQLIASGHSDSATIAEWKDGLNEGWQDLLELIETRTQMLAASRELHKFFHDCKDILGRIIEKQVAISDELGRDAGSVNALQRKHLNFIQDLQTLQSQVQQIQEESAKLQASYAGDRAKEITNREQEVVAAWAALQAACDQRKGKLADTGDLFKFFNLVRTLMQWMDDVIRQMNTSEKPRDVSGVELLMNNHQSLKAEIDARDDNFTSCISLGKELLNRNHYASSEIKDKLVALSNHRNSVLQRWEERWENLQLILEVYQFARDAAVAEAWLIAQEPYLMSTELGHNIDDVENLIKKHEAFEKSAAAQEERFSALERLTTLEKCGVGYKNGMETLHEPDLHDCDFTPIYPTVVIPKPIDYRDLKPSYVAELIKNLVRGQDKFYNTKVRCRRRFSITAGTVKYYPDYSKPPNRQISFLHHKNKRIIPMNTSFENQIRNIDLRKNIKTPIKNFNRSFSMHEFNLSPKSYRESFNPAVVPKKRVSFLNENDDDHKLVTQDFLLAEKYSNFVENADNNRVFNGVNYSNQIKRNNSSNKVVLRERKMNMSIGLKRMSLPIMSKPNSFELREMKRKQEAQEKAEAEERARREAEEAERRAQRIAEEAAAAASTDKPDAGPSATEEKTAPRSEEKPTKRKDRSRSKSPFRSFRWKKGSSKSSGAVSDDEAAITTPERGSPTDDDNVEGSLVRKHEWENTTTKATNRSWDKVYVMLRGTQVSFYKDAKTAHSSADQTFKGEAPLSLHKAKASRADDYKKKKHVFRLKLDSGAEFLFHAQNDTEMNMWISKINSRADADSAGPSRSQTLPASAQKEDSKRRSFFTLKKT